The DNA segment ggagattggcttaattatggacatgaaaaaagatttggattttctggctgtgatggatcctggagacaaatattatagtttggaattcagcgctgtccttgaaggaattgaagagattggagataaagatattatcggttcaagaaaattcttggactggaaggatttgatggaacttgaaatggagaaagttaacagaattaatccctgttttgtgtcaatggaaaaaccttcaagagatgtactagtgtatcatgtggaaaagaggaacagagatgcggctttgcaacaacacttcagtgatacgtttggatttgatggtaagaaaacatctgtgatggaggaaattcctatcagacttttattatatgactatgacagcaagatttttgggtgcgtaaagatggaagatggaagatggacccaatatggataatgacagaagagcgatttaaaattactggacttagtagatttgatgagttggattaattggcatgtttatttagaaaaaaaattgattgacatatatctcaaggattggaaacttctctttgactttttgtggaagattaaaatgatatgatgttaatgagatttgaaaccaactaagataaccgttggaggaaggtgattttataatctattaagagataggtttgttatatattatagatttatagctgaactatgacaaatcggaagtcaatattctttcttttttatatatatatatttttctttctttttgtattgtactagttattgatttgtgttgttttctttttgtattgttttggttttgaaaattggaataaaaattaattgaaaaaaagaaaagaaaaaaaaaagaggctcTCTGTGCTCCACGTACCACAAACAGTCCCATAGAAGATGATAAAGCATTTCCTCCACCCCCACAAACCTCACTCTGCACAAACCATTCTGGATAGCACAATGCCCAGTTAAGGTTATGAACAGACTAACCTACCTCTGCCACCCTGTCAGTTTAAACATTCTAAAATCCTTCAATAATGGACAAAAAGAAAACACTCTCCTGCCAGTAGAACAATCATCCACTGCCTTTGCCATTTACCTAGCAATGTCCTTTTAATCCATCTGTTCACTTTCAAAAAGGTCAGTAGCAACACAAAGTCAGTGTCCCTATGGTCCAAAGTCTTCCTAGCCAACTACTCTGCCATTTTGTTCCTAACAATGCTGACACGAGCCGGAacccaacaaaacaaaaccaaaagacCCATTAGCTGTAGCTCAGCATTCAAAAGCAACATTTCAGCAAATTTTGTTGATaataaaaagaacattaaaaaaatattcgTCTGCCTATCATCACCCTCCCAAAATAATGTCCAataatttctttcctttttttttcaggCACCTGCTCTCTTCTGGCCTTGTTTCTGTTTCCTGTAAATGTGGAATTGAACAAACTTTCAGTTGAACTGGCCTTCAAACCTTGTAGTTCTTTAAGAGAAGCCAAACCTGTCAACACTTATGGATATTCATACTGGATCATGCTTCTTATAGTCCTTTTAAATGCTGCAACTATTGTCATCATTGTTTTCTACCAACATGCGAGGTATTCAAAAAGGAAGGAACGAGAGAGACCCATGGAAAGTTCACCCAAAGATGGCATTTTATTTTAATGGAATCAGTTCCTTCTTTTCAAGACCAAATGTGTAATCTAACCATCACTTACATGTGCATAAGGCCCATTGACTCCTGTAGGGCCTAAGTGTGGATAATTTTATACAGGGTTcagggccaggcatgactggcccttgggcaccagcctgtcccaggcctcCGGTGCCATAGCCCAACCTCCCCCATACAGGTgtggtgcagggctaataagcctgcccacctacctctcatgtcatgtgaataACGTATGCATGTAgcactcatgcctgccatcaaccaagatgccacagccttcttgggtgatggcaggcacatGCACACAGTgagcatggcattcacactgatgagagaggtaggtggggcatgctggTGGGCTTATTGAAACCCACATTGTctgtattggggtgtgtgtggctaggagctccctctccacgatctgcagcagggtcaggttgcaggacccaacactgctgcagatcacagaaagggaacaccaccctcccaccctaagaaggggcctttcaggggctcttctgggctgcaggggctctcagccagggcccaacctgaccttcctctggtgctggccctgacagGGTTGCTACCTAAATGAATGAAATAGAACAACAATGTAATTTGGACAATCAGGATTGATAATGGAAAACTCATACTATTTATTGCAGTAGATAATTTATTTTAGCATCCTTGCACTGAGGTATTTCCACAGAGTTCAGCACAGGTCTGCACAATTTGCAACTCCAAACCTGTTATATTTTTTATTCTGTCTAATTGAATCTGCAGTTACATTTCATTTAGTATGAGATTATCGTGAATCTACGGCTCTAGTGTGTATACTGGTTTTACataatgtgtttgtttgtttgttacttaATGAACATGCATAGATGTAAAACCAGTTTGGGGTGtgggttagggatgggatctgttggcaggTGCTGGactgaaagcattctgtcgacctaacaggccagtatctatTCAAGTTTGATCTTTGTCCGCTAGCCACTGCTCTTACTGATGGGTGACAATACTGTCCTAATTCCATCAGCTTTATTCCCCAGGTGTTATCAGCTGTTGAAGTCAAAAGGTGGACTGAATACTTCACACAGATGACCAATCCACATATTGTCTGGGCAGAAATCAGGCAGATAGTGACTCTAACCCTGCTGCTTGGTGATGCTGAAGGCCTATAGCAAGAGTGGAGAGCctctggcctttcagatgttgttggaccccaacagttgcagccccagcatggccaacggtcagggatgatgggaagtgtagtccaaaacatctggagggccacaggttccccacttcttgCCTACAGCATTCCAGGAGCAGTCAGTGGGGTGCTGCAGCATTTCTCACCTGCCTTCCAAACGCCGAGGGTTGCTGCTGGttctgaaggggaggggggatgcaCAGGGAGTGACATGTGGTGTGGCAATGGTGGCGGAGCCAATCCGCTGTTCCTGCTGCCATGCCAGCACTGCTCCGGGCTCCCCATGCTTCCCCGTTCCCCCTCTGGAATTGGCAGCAACACTTGCTGTTTGGAAGGCAGGTCAGAAACACCACCCTGCCTGTGCTGCCCCACTGACTGCTACTGCctagtatttactcccatgcagaaCTGCAtttgggggagcaggagaacctCTGGTAGCCCAGAATTCCAGCCCTCAGAAGGGCTGTCATGTGGTCAGGAACTGAACTCACCACCACTTTCAAAGAGGGCCTAAACACAAAATAGCATAGCATATGGGGACCGGAAGATATGGGAAGATACTGTCCTAATCCTCAGGGCAAAAACCTGTTGTGCATGTACAGCATAAAACGTAGCTATTTCCAACTGCTGAGGCAATTATCAACCACAGAACCACAACCTCAACATAGGAATAACCCTTGCgtgtgtagggatgggtgaatctgtggATTTTGATTtctcagctctccacatttccaaatcagtttgtgattaaacaaaaaagtcctcatgaagattccccagcattttagtgtaaatttctcttaatatacacattttgtgtaatatatacatttgtgcAAAGCAACTTTCCCTGCTATAATGcactgttattttcactaatgtgtgcatttttgtacatgctatcctagtatatgcatttttgtacagattacttggctggagaattgcactgcaaaatttggagaaatgcaaattttgaaggatagctgtgttttggttctcatattgtattggaaagtacaaataaggcagatttgcctttaagtgcaaactgaatcaaatttctctcccatccctatgtgtgtgtttgaagatGCTTTCTGTAATTAGGGTGCAGGAGAGCTATAAATATATCTAATATAAATGTGAACCAGAAGGGCATCTTCGTTCCCCACACATGTCTTCTTCAGACACTGTGTATGTTGGATGCTGACCACCTCTCCATTCAGCTACCTAGTGCTTTGTGGCCTACTCAGAAGACCACTGGAGGCTATTGACCTTAATCAAATTGCTGTAGCACCATTAACTTCAGACCGACCTGTAACTATGTTACTGTtccaaaatcatcaggcttttCTGTATGTCCTTTAGTTCAAAGGTTCTACACTAACACCAATGGCATAAAGCATATGCATCTGCCTGAGAGCCCCAAGCTGATAATTTTCTGAAAGGAGATTGAGATCAGTATTCCATGCTAGAGGTGATTACTATATCAAAATGGGAAACCTCCTGAGATTTGTCCACTGCTGATAACACTACTGCTATACAATTGCTGGAGCCATGCTGAGGCATTTATTTTCAAAGCCGAAGACATGGATTCTGTGATAATACAAATGCTCTGTTTCTATCATAACGTCTGATTGTAGATTTAATCACATTGCATGATGGATGTTGGCTCAGCAAACAGTGACAATTGCTCGTTGAAGCTCACTGTGAAATTTTTTGCAGCTCAAGCAGAACTGGCAAATGCTTGGCTGGGTGCCAATTTAGCTTGCGGGGGGGCAAATCTCTGAACATTTTAGCTTAAACATCTGCAGTGGCAAAAAGTAGTCTTTAAGCTGTATAAAATCTTTTATCAAAGGAGTGATTCAACATGCCATGTGAAAGTTAACTTGTTTGGTTATAAGCCAGTCTTGTGTCCCTTGAACCTCATTGTTTGGCGACCACTGTTCCAGTTTGCTTGCTCTTTGCAAAGCACCACATTTTCTTACTTTATAGTCACCACAGCAGAACATACTTGAAAAGCTTCTGAATGCAAACTCATCTGCTGCATTTGACCTCTGTGACGTTGATGCGAAGAAGCTATATGCATATATGGAGGAGAATTAGTTAAACTcagcccatagttaaactatggaattcgctcccacaagacgcagtaatggctaccagcttggatggctttaaaagaagattagacaaattcatggaggacagggctatcaatggctactagccatgatggctgtgctctgccaccctagtcagaggcagcacgcttctgaaaaccagttgccggaagcctcaggaggggagagtgttcttgcactcaggtcctgctggcgggcttcctccaggcacctggttggccactgtgagaacaggatgctggactagatgggccactggcctgatccagcaggctcttcttgtgttcttatgttcttaattatacaCACAGTGGTGGGTTTCTTGAATGTTTCCACTGCAACTACTTGCACTGCTAAAGAGGCAAGCCACTTTTCAATtcagattttaaaatttaaattaaaaaatgcttTGCCTTTTCAGCACGAGGTAGaaatcaccccccccccccatctagcTCTCTAGTAAAAATGGAAGGcccaaagctcagtggcagagcatctgcttggatgcagaaggtcccaggctcggTCCCAGCATGTCCAGGCAGGACTGAGAAAGACTGtctgcctgaaacctgggagagctgctaccagtcagtgtacacaatagtgAGCTGGTTGGACCAATGGACCtgagtataaaacagcttcctgtggTCCAATGTGGTTTTGGGCACCATCTTCAATTAGCATTAAGGACAACCAGCTAGTTATGACTTTTACTTCCTACCAAAAACCAATCTGTATGTCAATTTCAGTCCATGGCATTCATGGTTTACATTCAGCCTGGGTTAATGACCATGTGCCAAAAGCCAGACCTATAAAGGTTTTGACCCTTGGAATGGAACGTCATCTACTTGAtggttgacagagaaaagaaGTCATAACTGGCTCTAACATCTGAGTTTTTGGGGCGCTCTTCTCGTTTGCAAGTAAGGTTACACAGATGCTACCTTCCTGTTTTTTCCCATTGGGGAAACAATAGCTTTGGGGAAATCTTTAGATTGGGGAAATAGCACAAGGGGGAAAGTGGTTAATGCCCCCCCTTCCACCAGCCTCACACAGTCCAGATAAAATTTTCCACCCATgcctgcttttattttaaaaacaaatgggaTATCATAGTCATGGATCTCCCTTGAGACATGTAGGTCTGCTCTTTGACAGGAAGGCCCTGATCCTATTCTGAATGTGCATGGGGTGTGTGTAGATATTTGAATGCTTTCATATGAGAATCTGAAGAAGAATGGATATGTTGTACAAATAAACTACAGAATGTACAAAATCGATCTTTTGTGGTTTGCTATTAATTCTACTCCCTAGAACCAAAGTCTAATCCTTATTAATCATTGACACATTTAGGATGGCTACAGTGTGAGCAACCAATAGTTTTGATGCTGCATGCCAAAGGTAACACTGgaggaaataaaatattttgtggcaATTTGCTAATTGTTTGATATGTGTTTTTCCTACTATAGGATTGTTTATTACTTACTTGTGAGTTCAGGAGGCAGTCTAGTTTCCATATAGGCTGTTCTCAAAGCCAGGTAACACAGGCACATAAGGACTGCTAAAAGAAAGCTAGCATTGttgtttgaaataagcttatgtaCAGCTGTCTCTAGCTGACCTATTTATGGAGCTTTTATCCTGATTTGGTTGCTCACAGTTCACATGGAGGTTAGATCTGGTCTttaataagcattcattctgttttgtttgcagGAAAATTATACTACAATGATCAtttgtcctgcattcatcctgattttattGTGGGATGTTTATACGTTTTCCCAATAATCAtttattcatcccacacttttcaatgattttctctgtcactttcctaactgcataAAGTCTGTTTCTTTTGTAAAGAGGATTTGTTCTGCTAGGGTGACAAGAgtgttttaatccactttaattgtgcaaacctaaatttccaggaatgcgcttgaatccctcttgcaaaatactgacagactGGAGGTGCCCTACATTACAACCCACTGGTGGGGTAGGGAAGCAAGGTGAGATTTAGATGAAGACAACGAGTGTGCACTTACAATTTCTCTTAGAGATGAAAAGGGCACATAAGTTCTCTTTGAATACGGGAATAAGGGAAAACTGTTTTAAGATTATGAGTAGGTGGAACATCACCTCAGTCCggataaaaacaacagcaacccaATATAAATGATCCTACCACATGATGGAAgtctcagaaagaaagaaaaggggattttttcatatgtggtgggaatgtgatgtTTGGCGGAAAATTAAGAAGTACATTAAAAAGATCTTAGGGTATGAAATGCCCCCCTGTCCAGTATTTTCCCTATTACGTTATGTGGAAAGTCTGATGGCATCataaaaaattaactttttatATGTTAGGTGCAGCAAGAGTACTTTTTTGCCGGAACATGGAGATTGACTTACACACCATCTATTAAAGAATGGATGGAGAAAAGCTGGGAATTTGCTGCTATGGTTAAATTGACTCATGACAAATTTTTATAAGATATAATAGTTTTACTGAGTGCAGCAAAACTAAACGGCTGTGGTCAACTATAACtttattttatactgtattaagAATTTACGTAAACAGCTCTGATTCTAATATAAATCAGCAATTTTGCTGTATTCTCAGTAGGGCTACACTTTTTCATTGTATTTATCAGTATGGTGTGCTTTGTTAAAATGTGTAATATCTGCAACTGATTGTAATCTTTGataaaaatatattgtattaatgatgtttataagttaaataaataaaaaatatagtgAGCGGTTGAAAAAACAATTTCTCATAGAGGTACTGGTACACATATCACACACAGTTCAATGTTTGCATCAAAGTTATAGCTTCATTTTGCACAGTACAGTAAATATTTTTTCAGTAAAGTGGTTTGTTGGCATAATCTGCAAGtacatcctcctccctccccaccagaGAAATTCTACTGGGAGACCAAACACTTGTCAAAGCATTCCCATATTCTTGAGTATACCCTCTTTGAGATTATATGATATATGCATCGCCTTATGGGACCAGGCACTTAGCAATTATGCAATAAAGAGAGCCCAATGCTGCTGCTAGCGTGTTGCACAAGGTCTCccaagggcaaaaaagaggagcTACCTATCAGAGAATGCCGACCACAGCACTTTATAAACATGTATTTGCAACAGCAGGACATTACTCATAATCACACAGGATGGCATATGTTCTGCCTTCCTGAACAGGCACAGGTCAAGTTAATTTAAAAGGTGAAATCAATCTGTGGCTTCCACAGTGCACAAGCCAGCTTGTAGATATTATGGGAACCCAAGACtgagatgctagaaaaataaaacCCAAAATCTCTCTGTGAATGAGGGACAGCCTCCTTTTTTGTGGACAAGAACCCCACCACCAAAAATACATCCATCAGAGTCTTCTGAATTGATGCAATGAATTTGGATAGTATGAAGGTTTTGAGTGGAGGGTTCTGGATGTTTTGTGGATGATCATAGCAGCAAcgcatgctttttaaaatggaaaacatgTTGGTAACATGAAAAATTTGAACACTATTGTGCTTAAGGAACTGGGTTCTTTTTATTCAGACAAATGCGAGCATCATGAGAATTTTAATCACAAGATTTTTCTGTGGATTTTGAATTTCAGAATTTTTATCCATCTGGCATTCATCTTCATGTAATTAGGAAGGGTTGTAATCTGAATGAGAAAATTCCTCCGTAGGGCCACTTTTATCTGCAACTCACATCCGTTTTAAAGGCAGCATGAAAATTATGTCCAAGCTGCACCTTTCCTTTTTCAATATTTGTAAGTCTTATTTATTAGTGCTATTACTCATGAGATGTCTATAACCTAAGCAAAGTATTTCCAAATCAGTCCAAAGGCCAGAGAGTTGACTGAAGAACATCTTTTCTGTCTTCCTCCTCACCATTTTAAATAACATTTATTATCATCTTGTTTCCTATAGAGACATATGAAATGCAATTATGATGAATCAGTACATAACTGGGGGGAAATCCAGCAGGAGATGGCAAAAGAATGCCTTTTCTTAaaaaccaaccaatgtttgcaattAGAATTGTTACATGTCTATCAGAAATGTGAGCAGAAGATCTATGTTCGGTATCCAGAACAATGTTCAGTCTAGATATTCACAATTCAGGAATGGCTAGAGAAATGAGCAAATGGGCAAGGCAGACTTTTCTTTCTCCCCTATGAAGCCCTCATCTGcagctattttttatttattaatttcatatCCTGGCTTTCCTTCCTTGGCAGGACCTATGCTTATGATCTCAGGAGTATatgtgggggagggcagggggagacaAAGAAAGTGTATTGGAAGCACATTAATTATAGCAGATTGGTTAGAGAAGAAGGAAGCACATGGGTTTTCTGTCTCTTCTGTTCTCACTTGGCTTACCTATGGGCTCATGCTCACACTGCTGTGATGTGGAGTTTCGATCTGTGGTCAGATAGAACAAGGTGAACCAAAGGAGCACAAGCATGGACTGAGTTAAATGATAGCAAAGGAAGAGGAGCTGAGCAgtagttgccaacctttttggaccagtgagcacatttcaaattctgagaaAGTGCCGTGAGtgacagtcacaaaatggcttctgTGGGACATGGCGTAGCACAAAATGACTGTTGTAGGGGGCGTGGCATAACAAAATTAGGCAGTCACTACATTCATTGCTGcttcccaccccctccccctgtcCTGGACACCTCATGCTTACTATGGGGCTTCAGTGACGTCTTGATTGTAGACACAATGATGCTGTTGCTGTCCAATAAAAAGGAGCATTCCCAAGCACCAGGAAAAAGATGCAAGGTGGTCACACCACACTCTCTTGCACACATAGAACACCCACACACGCATCACCCACAGACCAAAGAAACACatgcatctctctcacacactcatacATGCATGCTTCACATATATAAGCCACACGtatatctctccctctctctctgcccaagtgCATCCCTTCCTCTCTCACACAGACCACACAAATATACATATCCtctcccctctcacacacacaagtaCACACAGACTACACATAGATacatgctttctttctttctttctttctttctttctttctttctttctttctttctttctttctttctttctttctttctttctttctttctttctttctttctttctttctttctttctttctttctttctttctttctttcatgcatacacacacacacacacatttgggaAAAGCCCTCTACTGAGCAAACTGGGAGATTGCCATAGTTCCTTCCTGTCCTGCCAAAGTAAGGAAGCAAACAGGACTAGAAGACTGGActtttctgcatgaagctttattcaggAAGTCAATACAGGAACACAGCCTCAGACTCTAGGCATGAATCAGAATTCTGGAACATTTTTCAGGATACCAAACAGTCTAGGCTTATTCCAGGATTAAAGCATGGAGACAACAGCAAGGAGTTGCCACAACAACACTAAATTGGCATTACCACACTTTTATATCAGAGAAGGGCAGGGACTTACTTCTAATTCTAGGTCTTTCTTGCTTTTCCTATAAGGCAAAAGCTCTTTCTAGGAGCTGAAAGCATCTTCTGAAGCCATCACTTCTCTAACTGACTTGgccttggtgaaagcacaaactcttgaacttcacaaaatattttatggtcaCGTCCATAAACACCTATGTAACCTTGTGTCTGGAGACCTAGAGCAGATAACAcgttattaagaatcactttccataactgtaaagaggtatgtctacatgcatgcatcccaggcatcTGCATGaagggtgagagcagcataggaacataggcagagGCCTTAcaccaggggtttccaaactgttctTGAAAAattacacttttattgtttttattacatttgtaatcttccctgagctctgtttttaacagtggaagggcaggatataaatcttcttaatacataaataagtattccatagttctggaaactagagtctatgcatttaagactgaaaatgtacatttaaaaaaacagatttctcacatcttccttcagtttttgttGATACTTACTaggtacaaaaataaaacaactgaATAATGCAACTATTAATGTGCTTAACTTGcaaaattagcaaataatttgcataatatgcaaattagcctgctcgGATTTGTGGTACTAGAATATGTCAACCCTACCCATGGGGCTATGCAAGTGCCTGCCACCAGGTCCATGTGGCTGGTGGGCAAGAAAAAGATGAGCTAGTGGATGATCCTTGTCActacttcctctcccccccctttaaaaagccCCTCTGTGGGGCAAGGCCTGATGGCCCTGGCAGCCAAAAAAACAGATGTACTAATGGAGCATTCTCCACTGCTGCTTcctccactccctcccacaatcaaTAGCACCTCTCCACAGGGCAAAACAACTTGATTGGTTGTTTCAGAGACAGCACCTCTGCAGGCCCCATGGTGCCCACAAGTGCCAAGTTGGCAATTGCTGTAATAGATGATGGAGTAGAGGGGGAACCATTCTGCAAAGCTGTCTGAAAAGGAAAATGTCCACTTGCAGGTATGATTTGAATCTGAACCACACATGGGAACAGACAGGGCTCACTCTCAGTACAGATCAGCTGGTCTGTGCTGTTAGTGAGCCCCACTTGTCAAGAAACTGGAAGCTGCTgacttggccatggtgacacatgcattggtgacatcggggctcgattattgtaatgcactctatgtggggctgcctttgaaaatgattcggaaactacagttggtccaaaatgcagcagccagaatgttaaccggagcacggcacagggagcatatcacccctgtggtttatcgactccactggctcccaatttgtttccgagcccaattcaaagtgttggttttgacctttaaagccctaaatggccttgggccagtgtacttaagggaccacttacatccatatgttcctagcctggatttaagatcatctacctcttgtctcctctgcgtgcttggaatgaaagaagttagattgtcaggcacgcgggagagagccttttcaattgtggctcccagcctttggaattccctgcctcaagaagcccactttgctccttccctgatggtcttccagaaacttgtaaaaactattttgttccggagagcctttggttgggactgatgggtcagcctgacactgttttaagttttttatcttttatttttatcttttaaactcttttattctcaccttcttatatgtgtatgcacatatatacatgttttatgtttgtatgtgtatgcataatgcattttatgtattttaatagtattttatacattttaatttactgtaatttttaatgttttattgtgtattttattatatatgtgtgcgattttattgtagctgccctgagtgccctattgtagggtagaagggtgagacaggaatattttaaataaaataaataaataaactatcagGAGCATATTTTATGCTTCCAGTGATTCCTTTGCATCTGCATCTTGACCTACCTGACACCTAATGTCACATATGTTGTTAGGTGTGAGACAGGTGGGggtggcttggggaaaatggcctcatgggccacatTAAGATCCTTCTTGGGCCTATTTGGGCCTCGGGGT comes from the Rhineura floridana isolate rRhiFlo1 chromosome 7, rRhiFlo1.hap2, whole genome shotgun sequence genome and includes:
- the CLRN3 gene encoding clarin-3 isoform X1, which encodes MTIKKIMDVQEGTLSLDMFQKIMNGINSIKQELRNNRQAWRIEFHEMRQELKETQDSMRKENKDRSGKQKKDGREIKGKVQTMEIGLIMDMKKDLDFLAVMDPGDKYYSLEFSAVLEGIEEIGDKDIIGSRKFLDWKDLMELEMEKVNRINPCFVSMEKPSRDVLVYHVEKRNRDAALQQHFSDTFGFDGTCSLLALFLFPVNVELNKLSVELAFKPCSSLREAKPVNTYGYSYWIMLLIVLLNAATIVIIVFYQHARYSKRKERERPMESSPKDGILF